The following coding sequences are from one Pusillimonas sp. DMV24BSW_D window:
- a CDS encoding 3-hydroxyacyl-CoA dehydrogenase NAD-binding domain-containing protein — translation MDNIIYKKIDEIGVVAVLGTGSVGASWIALFLAHGLEVIAYDPSPNAPENVNDFVSNAWPALCELGRTKLPHPPLDRIRFVSSAGEAARMADVIQENCPEHLEIKKQLLYEVEAVAAPSKIILSSTGGIPPSAMQEACTYPERLVVLHPFNPTHLIPLVEVVGGRKTSPVVVDWAMDFARSLHKQPICLHAETNGHMANRLQFALMREAVACLQDGIASARDIDAAVRCGLGPRWALMGGLLTLHLAGGDKGMQGILDHAGQAIQEWWTPSASVTLTPELVQKLVNAAQEVSQGESVQHWVKWRDEGLVDVLKLQEKLGA, via the coding sequence ATGGATAACATTATTTATAAGAAAATCGATGAAATAGGTGTTGTTGCCGTATTAGGCACGGGGTCGGTGGGTGCCAGTTGGATTGCACTCTTCCTGGCTCACGGTCTGGAGGTCATTGCATATGACCCGTCACCCAATGCACCTGAAAATGTGAATGATTTTGTTTCCAATGCCTGGCCTGCCTTGTGTGAGTTGGGTCGCACCAAGTTGCCGCATCCCCCACTTGATCGGATACGTTTCGTCTCTTCGGCGGGAGAGGCTGCCCGCATGGCGGATGTGATTCAAGAGAATTGTCCGGAGCATTTGGAGATAAAGAAACAACTTTTATATGAGGTTGAGGCTGTCGCGGCTCCCAGCAAAATTATTCTTTCAAGCACGGGCGGAATTCCACCTAGTGCCATGCAAGAGGCCTGCACGTATCCTGAGCGGTTAGTCGTTTTACATCCATTTAACCCTACCCATTTAATTCCGCTTGTTGAAGTGGTGGGCGGGCGGAAAACTTCTCCGGTTGTGGTTGATTGGGCAATGGATTTCGCCCGTTCTCTGCACAAACAACCGATTTGTTTGCATGCTGAAACCAATGGTCATATGGCCAATCGTTTGCAGTTTGCATTAATGCGCGAAGCGGTGGCGTGTTTGCAAGATGGAATCGCAAGCGCACGCGATATCGATGCCGCCGTTCGTTGCGGTTTGGGGCCGCGGTGGGCTTTAATGGGCGGATTGCTAACGTTGCATTTAGCAGGAGGTGACAAGGGGATGCAAGGCATTCTGGATCATGCCGGCCAGGCCATTCAGGAATGGTGGACGCCATCTGCGTCGGTGACGCTTACGCCTGAGCTTGTTCAAAAACTGGTTAATGCTGCGCAGGAAGTATCGCAGGGCGAGTCGGTTCAGCATTGGGTTAAATGGCGCGATGAGGGTTTGGTCGACGTATTGAAGTTACAGGAAAAACTAGGGGCATGA